Proteins found in one Ischnura elegans chromosome 11, ioIscEleg1.1, whole genome shotgun sequence genomic segment:
- the LOC124168169 gene encoding uncharacterized protein LOC124168169 codes for MASDSALGDQLFAALASGIPLGPREEGQLTSDSVDLEAIYGDQGETLLLAAVKKGKADWVERLLALGADLEATDAAGATVELIAKHGAEKEGDSDREAILRMVRVARDREAAKTCEDCAAKRLGDALRELSLTVQSSDGSAEERLRLLRELSDALTKVSAEVHEVKEYSLEAVQAIRAEAAEKNRKKSSQECIEAMMRKTTILDSTEEKALQVWRIYETLYSQDPTTTCLLTYLQPWSEVKIMIDCGSYWINNLKEDFVDADGVKVSEFENRTAVDFESKTVYAGVAHDELMSERMAISNLANALTQLCLHLSFGNGGRPYLAADGARSGEEFRSIVKAAEERKAGRQEAKVPLDHFENHVLREGRPQRAKEADFITAVPVAMIEFGPKSGREQLKQWMPQLLPFYEQNVMAALRNNTRA; via the exons ATGGCGAGTGATTCCGCGCTTGGTGACCAGCTGTTCGCTGCGCTGGCGAGCGGAATTCCGCTGGGTCCGCGGGAAGAGGGCCAGCTGACCAGCGATTCTGTGGACCTAGAGGCGATCTACGGCGACCAAGGGGAAACGCTGCTCCTCGCGGCCGTCAAAAAGGGCAAAGCCGATTGGGTGGAGCGCTTACTGGCGCTAGGGGCTGACCTGGAGGCCACGGACGCCGCCGGCGCCACCGTCGAACTAATAGCCAAGCATGGAGCGGAGAAAGAAGGTGATAGCGACCGGGAGGCCATCTTGCGAATGGTGCGCGTGGCGAGGGACAGGGAGGCTGCCAAGACGTGCGAGGACTGCGCTGCCAAGCGCCTCGGCGATGCACTGCGGGAGCTTTCTCTCACG GTACAATCCAGCGATGGCAGCGCCGAAGAACGACTGCGGCTGCTGCGTGAGTTGTCCGATGCGTTGACTAAGGTGTCGGCGGAAGTTCACGAGGTAAAGGAGTACTCGCTGGAAGCGGTGCAGGCGATCCGCGCCGAAGCCGCAGAAAAGAATCGCAAGAAATCATCGCAAGAATGCATCGAGGCGATGATGCGCAAGACCACCATCTTGGATTCGACCGAGGAGAAAGCATTGCAAGTGTGGCGAATCTACGAGACCCTGTACTCGCAGGACCCAACCACGACCTGTCTGCTCACCTACCTGCAGCCGTGGTCAGAGGTGAAGATTATGATTGACTGCGGCTCTTACTGGATCAACAACCTGAAGGAAGACTTTGTGGACGCGGACGGAGTGAAG GTGTCCGAGTTCGAGAATCGCACGGCAGTGGACTTCGAATCGAAGACGGTGTACGCGGGTGTGGCTCACGACGAGCTGATGTCAGAACGGATGGCGATCAGCAACCTGGCAAACGCCCTCACGCAACTCTGCCTTCACCTGTCCTTCGGCAACGGCGGCAGGCCGTACCTGGCGGCAGACGGCGCTCGAAGCGGTGAGGAGTTCCGGTCGATCGTTAAGGCGGCGGAGGAGCGCAAGGCTGGGAGGCAGGAGGCCAAGGTGCCACTGGACCACTTCGAGAACCACGTGCTGCGCGAGGGCCGGCCTCAAAGGGCCAAGGAGGCGGACTTCATCACCGCCGTGCCGGTCGCGATGATTGAGTTCGGTCCCAAAAGCGGGAGGGAGCAGCTGAAACAGTGGATGCCACAACTCCTGCCCTTCTACGAGCAAAATGTTATGGCCGCGCTGCGCAACAATACGAGG GCTTGA